One stretch of Natronobacterium gregoryi SP2 DNA includes these proteins:
- the lonB gene encoding ATP-dependent protease LonB has product MSNDTNVDDTPEDPSEPTDDHDEDRRQGTDRSQDEEQVHGNEGPQGARSPLEEDGDRAERGSTDGVESGSESTTNDEDDIETVEDLGSTVDVDPGVEIDEENAEDDLLGGLQVDSTDDIEVPDRLVDQVIGQDEARDIIIKAAKQRRHVMMIGSPGTGKSMLAKAMSQLLPQEDLQDVLVYHNPDDGNAPKVRTVPAGKGEQIIDAHKEEARKRNQMRSILMWIIIAVVIVYALLAANILLGILAAGIIWLIFRYTSRGTDAMVPNMIVDNGDQRQAPFEDATGAHAGALLGDVRHDPFQSGGMETPSHDRVEPGSIHKSNKGVLFVDEINTLDIRTQQKLMTAIQEGEFAITGQSERSSGAMVQTEPVPCDFVMIAAGNLDAMENMHPALRNRVKGYGYEVYMDDTIEDTPEMRRKYARFVAQEVERDGRLPHFTDDAVEELILEAKRRSGRKNHLTLHFRSLGGLVRVAGDIARAEDREYTTRDDVLQAKQRSRSIEQQLADDYIERRKDYELQVTEEAVEGRVNGLAVMGEDSGIMLPVMAEIAPAQGGGQVIATGKLQEMAEESVQNVSAIIKKFSDVDLSEKDIHIQFVQAGQQGVDGDSASITVATAVISALEDIPIDQSVAMTGSLSVRGDVLPVGGVTHKIEAAAKAGCDTVIIPKANEQDVMIEDEYEEMVDIIPCSNISEVLDVALEGEPKKDSLVDRLKQITGTALDRQQPVGGSNPSPQ; this is encoded by the coding sequence ATGAGCAACGATACGAACGTTGACGACACTCCCGAAGACCCTTCGGAGCCGACCGACGATCACGACGAGGATCGTCGCCAGGGGACAGACCGCTCTCAGGACGAGGAGCAGGTCCACGGCAACGAGGGTCCGCAAGGAGCACGGTCGCCGCTCGAGGAGGACGGTGACCGAGCCGAGAGGGGTTCGACTGACGGCGTCGAATCCGGCTCGGAGTCGACTACCAACGACGAAGACGACATCGAGACCGTCGAGGATCTCGGTAGTACCGTCGACGTCGATCCCGGCGTCGAAATCGACGAGGAAAACGCCGAGGACGACTTGCTCGGTGGCCTCCAGGTCGACTCGACGGACGATATCGAGGTGCCGGATCGCCTCGTCGATCAGGTCATCGGCCAGGACGAGGCCCGAGACATCATCATCAAGGCGGCAAAGCAACGCCGTCACGTGATGATGATCGGCTCGCCGGGGACCGGCAAGTCGATGCTGGCGAAGGCGATGAGCCAACTCCTGCCCCAGGAGGACCTCCAGGACGTTCTGGTCTATCACAACCCTGACGATGGCAACGCACCGAAGGTGCGAACCGTCCCTGCGGGGAAAGGCGAACAGATAATCGACGCGCACAAGGAGGAAGCCCGCAAGCGCAACCAGATGCGGTCGATCCTGATGTGGATCATCATCGCGGTCGTCATCGTGTACGCGCTTTTGGCCGCGAACATCCTGCTTGGCATCCTCGCTGCGGGTATCATCTGGCTGATATTCCGCTATACGTCTCGCGGGACCGACGCGATGGTGCCCAATATGATCGTCGACAACGGCGATCAGCGCCAGGCCCCCTTCGAGGACGCGACCGGTGCCCACGCCGGCGCGTTGCTGGGCGACGTCCGCCACGACCCGTTCCAGTCTGGCGGCATGGAGACACCCAGCCACGACCGCGTCGAGCCGGGTTCGATTCACAAGTCCAACAAGGGCGTGCTGTTCGTCGACGAGATCAACACGCTCGACATCCGTACCCAGCAGAAGTTGATGACGGCGATCCAGGAAGGCGAGTTCGCCATCACCGGACAGAGCGAACGCTCCTCGGGCGCGATGGTCCAGACCGAGCCCGTCCCCTGTGACTTCGTCATGATCGCAGCAGGAAACCTCGACGCGATGGAGAACATGCACCCCGCACTCCGGAACCGCGTCAAGGGATACGGGTACGAGGTCTACATGGACGACACTATCGAGGACACCCCCGAGATGCGCCGGAAGTACGCCCGGTTTGTCGCCCAGGAGGTCGAACGCGACGGCCGCCTGCCTCACTTCACCGACGACGCCGTCGAGGAGCTCATCCTCGAGGCCAAGCGCCGTTCGGGTCGGAAGAACCATCTCACGTTGCACTTCCGCAGCCTCGGTGGGCTGGTTCGGGTCGCTGGCGACATCGCTCGTGCCGAGGACCGCGAGTATACGACTCGCGACGACGTGTTGCAGGCCAAACAGCGCTCTCGTTCGATCGAGCAACAGCTTGCCGACGACTACATCGAACGGCGCAAGGACTACGAGTTGCAGGTCACCGAGGAGGCCGTCGAAGGCCGCGTCAACGGCCTCGCGGTCATGGGTGAAGACTCGGGGATCATGCTGCCGGTCATGGCCGAAATCGCGCCCGCGCAGGGCGGCGGTCAGGTGATCGCAACCGGCAAGCTCCAAGAGATGGCCGAGGAATCGGTCCAGAACGTCTCGGCGATCATCAAGAAGTTCTCCGACGTCGACCTCTCGGAGAAAGACATCCACATCCAGTTCGTCCAGGCTGGCCAGCAGGGCGTCGACGGTGACTCGGCCTCGATCACGGTGGCGACGGCCGTCATCTCCGCCCTGGAGGACATTCCGATCGACCAGTCGGTCGCGATGACCGGCTCGCTGTCGGTCCGGGGTGACGTGCTTCCGGTCGGCGGCGTCACCCACAAGATCGAGGCTGCCGCGAAGGCTGGCTGTGACACGGTCATCATCCCGAAGGCCAACGAACAGGACGTGATGATCGAAGACGAGTACGAGGAGATGGTCGACATCATTCCCTGTTCGAACATCAGCGAAGTGCTAGATGTCGCTCTCGAGGGTGAGCCGAAGAAAGACTCACTGGTCGACCGACTCAAGCAGATCACTGGGACGGCACTGGATCGCCAACAGCCCGTCGGCGGGTCGAACCCAAGCCCACAGTAA
- a CDS encoding CPBP family intramembrane glutamic endopeptidase, giving the protein MENWTAFAGITGVVLVFLLVLSHLTQTSFSDGSDTAQSTPRRNGKAALEQSSGGRESGLFGEPGDSGQNADGDAVDVAAVLEEGDESDRRDADPVDRPVRGRSKRSTQGELDPESLSTGVILANVALSQGVFALVLVGAAIYTGIPAEALGIEFSVGYLETGVVVGVAAGLGLYVVNEVGAATATWLGFDHDEQLRELLAPETTRGWVVLLVGVLPIIAVFEELLFRAALIGAFSMGFGIDPWLLAVLSSVAFGIGHGMQGSVGIVVTGLLGFVLAAVFILTGSLLVVVVAHYLINALEFLVHEGLGLEWAETIES; this is encoded by the coding sequence ATGGAAAACTGGACGGCGTTCGCTGGTATAACGGGCGTCGTCCTCGTCTTTCTGCTGGTTCTCTCGCATCTAACGCAGACATCGTTTTCCGACGGTTCTGACACTGCACAGTCGACGCCTCGGCGGAACGGTAAAGCGGCACTCGAACAGTCGAGTGGCGGTCGCGAGTCGGGGCTGTTCGGCGAGCCTGGTGATTCTGGGCAAAACGCCGACGGAGACGCAGTCGACGTCGCCGCGGTGCTGGAAGAGGGCGACGAGAGTGACCGTCGCGACGCCGATCCGGTCGACCGGCCGGTTCGTGGACGGTCGAAGCGGTCAACGCAGGGAGAACTCGATCCGGAATCGCTGTCGACGGGGGTGATCCTCGCGAACGTCGCGCTCTCGCAGGGTGTGTTCGCGCTCGTTTTAGTCGGCGCAGCGATCTATACGGGGATTCCTGCCGAAGCCCTGGGGATCGAGTTCTCGGTTGGCTACCTCGAGACCGGCGTTGTGGTCGGCGTCGCCGCTGGCCTCGGTCTCTACGTCGTAAACGAGGTCGGTGCGGCGACGGCGACCTGGCTCGGTTTCGACCACGACGAACAGTTACGAGAACTGCTGGCTCCGGAGACGACTCGTGGCTGGGTCGTGCTGCTAGTCGGCGTGTTGCCGATCATCGCCGTCTTCGAGGAGCTGCTCTTCCGTGCGGCCCTGATCGGTGCGTTCTCGATGGGGTTTGGCATCGATCCGTGGCTGCTCGCGGTCCTCTCTTCGGTTGCTTTCGGTATCGGCCACGGGATGCAGGGATCGGTCGGCATCGTCGTCACGGGCCTGCTCGGGTTCGTCCTCGCGGCGGTGTTCATCCTCACTGGGAGTCTGCTCGTGGTCGTCGTCGCGCACTATCTCATCAACGCTCTCGAGTTCCTCGTCCACGAGGGGCTGGGGCTCGAGTGGGCCGAAACCATTGAGAGCTAA
- the trpB gene encoding tryptophan synthase subunit beta encodes MSTIEYDEENRERTSDATFGDDYGGQYVPEALMPALQELEDAYERYVLENEDGFVDEFRERLREFGGRPTPLQRADRLSERYDREIYLKREDLLHGGAHKLNNALGQVLLAKYMGKERIIAETGAGQHGTATAMAAAHLDMPCEIYMGRTDINRQRPNVYRMRMNGAEVTPVTAGSGTLKEAINETMRDWAATVERTHYVIGSIVGPHPFPKLVRDFQSVISEEAREQVREQAGRLPDSVVACAGGGSNTMGSFHAFVPDEDVELYAVEAGGSSLEIDAEDGLAPNSATLSTGSDGVLHGAMTKLLQSEEGQIVESHSVSAGLDYAGVGPELAHLVESGRVTPTNVDDEAALNGFHRLSNLEGIIPALESSHALGFLEESHDELGDLVVVTVSGRGDKDLETVLEETEKRDLEAAPDVEVLE; translated from the coding sequence ATGAGCACGATCGAGTACGACGAAGAGAACCGAGAACGGACCAGCGACGCCACCTTCGGCGACGACTACGGCGGCCAGTACGTCCCCGAGGCGTTGATGCCAGCCTTGCAGGAACTCGAGGACGCTTACGAGCGATACGTCCTCGAAAACGAGGACGGCTTCGTAGACGAGTTCCGCGAGCGACTGCGCGAGTTTGGTGGGCGGCCGACGCCGCTCCAGCGAGCGGACCGGTTGAGCGAGCGCTACGACCGGGAGATCTATCTCAAACGCGAGGACCTGCTCCACGGCGGCGCACACAAACTGAACAACGCGCTCGGTCAGGTCCTGCTGGCCAAGTACATGGGCAAAGAGCGGATCATCGCCGAAACCGGCGCGGGCCAGCACGGCACGGCGACGGCGATGGCGGCGGCCCACCTCGATATGCCCTGCGAGATTTACATGGGCCGGACGGACATCAACCGCCAGCGGCCGAACGTCTACCGGATGCGAATGAACGGTGCGGAGGTAACACCCGTGACGGCGGGGTCGGGGACGCTGAAGGAGGCGATCAACGAGACGATGCGCGACTGGGCGGCGACCGTCGAGCGAACCCACTACGTCATCGGCTCGATCGTCGGCCCCCACCCGTTCCCGAAACTGGTCCGGGACTTCCAGTCGGTCATCAGCGAAGAGGCCCGCGAACAGGTCCGAGAACAGGCGGGACGACTCCCCGACAGCGTCGTCGCCTGCGCGGGCGGCGGCTCGAACACGATGGGGTCGTTCCACGCGTTCGTTCCCGACGAAGACGTGGAGTTGTACGCCGTCGAAGCCGGCGGCTCGAGCCTCGAGATCGACGCCGAGGACGGCCTCGCGCCTAACTCCGCGACGCTGTCGACGGGCAGCGACGGCGTGCTCCACGGCGCAATGACGAAACTCCTCCAGAGCGAGGAAGGCCAGATCGTCGAGTCCCACAGCGTCAGCGCGGGACTCGATTATGCTGGTGTCGGCCCCGAACTCGCCCACCTGGTCGAGTCGGGACGGGTGACGCCGACGAACGTCGACGACGAGGCCGCGCTCAACGGCTTCCACCGCCTGTCGAACTTAGAGGGGATCATTCCGGCACTCGAGTCGAGTCACGCGCTGGGATTCTTGGAAGAATCGCACGACGAACTCGGCGACCTCGTCGTCGTCACCGTCTCCGGTCGCGGCGACAAGGACTTAGAGACCGTGCTGGAGGAGACAGAGAAACGCGATCTCGAGGCCGCACCGGACGTGGAGGTGCTCGAATGA
- a CDS encoding methylated-DNA--[protein]-cysteine S-methyltransferase: MEDVTDAGLYARESSYLDRYVQLGVASGRVLDVSFPDHPDDEATVVTDDSEETPTLDRIFEYLDGLEEVPFDDVQVALTVPTDQRSVLEQVQTLPYGDQVGVEALTRMTPGLDADDDDDRILVRTALDANPAPILIPDHRVRDGPSAAPPAVEQKLRSLEGL, from the coding sequence ATGGAGGACGTTACCGACGCTGGACTCTACGCGCGAGAGTCGTCGTACCTCGACCGGTACGTGCAACTCGGCGTCGCCAGCGGACGGGTCCTGGACGTTTCGTTTCCCGACCATCCCGACGACGAGGCGACCGTCGTCACCGACGACAGCGAAGAAACGCCGACTCTCGATCGGATCTTCGAGTACCTCGACGGACTCGAGGAAGTCCCCTTCGACGACGTCCAGGTCGCGTTGACGGTCCCGACCGACCAGCGGTCGGTCCTCGAGCAGGTCCAGACGCTCCCCTACGGCGACCAGGTCGGCGTCGAAGCGCTCACTCGGATGACGCCGGGGCTCGATGCCGACGACGATGACGATCGCATCCTCGTCCGGACGGCATTGGACGCCAACCCAGCACCCATCTTGATCCCCGATCACCGCGTTCGGGACGGCCCGAGTGCCGCACCGCCTGCCGTCGAACAGAAACTACGCTCACTCGAGGGGCTGTAA
- the trpC gene encoding indole-3-glycerol phosphate synthase — MNSRAALAPEVASILAAARERPGGDAPLEVEPRSLPDALERAEADGRVPVIAEVKPTSPTADSTREDDPVELAESMVAGGAAAISVLTEPSHFGGSPETLTRVREAVDVPVLRKDFVLREDQLDVVKADLMLVIARFVENLEELVAAARDRGFQPLVEVHDETELETALESGAEIIGVNNRDLARLEVDLETFESVSRAVPDDITLVAESGISTPANVRRMREAGADALLVGNAIMDHGATETAVEANTRRLTRATPEEET, encoded by the coding sequence ATGAACTCACGTGCAGCGCTCGCCCCCGAGGTGGCGTCGATACTTGCTGCCGCCCGGGAGCGACCGGGTGGCGACGCTCCCCTCGAGGTCGAGCCACGATCCTTGCCGGACGCACTCGAGCGCGCGGAAGCCGATGGCCGCGTCCCCGTGATCGCGGAAGTGAAGCCGACGAGTCCGACCGCGGACAGTACCCGCGAGGACGACCCCGTCGAACTGGCCGAGTCGATGGTCGCGGGCGGCGCGGCCGCCATCTCGGTGCTCACCGAGCCGAGCCACTTCGGCGGCTCGCCTGAGACGCTGACGCGAGTGCGCGAGGCCGTCGACGTCCCCGTCCTCCGGAAGGACTTCGTCCTGCGCGAGGATCAGCTCGACGTCGTCAAGGCCGACCTGATGCTTGTGATCGCACGGTTCGTCGAGAACCTCGAGGAACTCGTCGCGGCTGCTCGCGACCGCGGCTTCCAGCCGCTCGTCGAGGTTCACGACGAGACCGAACTCGAGACCGCCCTCGAGTCGGGTGCCGAGATCATCGGGGTGAACAACCGGGATCTGGCGCGACTCGAGGTTGATCTCGAGACGTTCGAATCCGTCTCGCGGGCGGTGCCCGACGATATCACCCTGGTCGCCGAAAGCGGCATCTCGACGCCGGCGAACGTCCGTCGAATGCGCGAGGCGGGGGCCGATGCCTTGCTCGTCGGGAACGCAATCATGGACCACGGCGCGACAGAGACTGCCGTCGAGGCAAACACGAGACGACTGACGCGAGCGACCCCGGAGGAAGAGACATGA
- the trpA gene encoding tryptophan synthase subunit alpha: MTSDSDVEAAIRENHPALITYITAGDPSLEDTKAYVEALDRGGSDLIELGLPFSEPIAEGPTIQAAINRALEAGTTPAGFFELVDDLETEAPLLVMTYYNMILQYGGSEAPRASDGRAAKPRDEPDVRPFVERAAAAGLSGIIVPDLPAEEADPLREACDDHGLDLVFIVAPTTEGERLERIMSQVSGFAYVQARLGTTGARANVSSATHDSLARLSEYDVPKAVGFGVSEGDHAAEIIEAGADGVIVGSALVELIGEHGEGDAPAATALEATAAELKRGVLRGGGFDPDAARDGNVPEPEQP; encoded by the coding sequence ATGACGTCCGACAGCGACGTCGAGGCCGCCATCCGCGAGAACCACCCCGCGCTGATCACCTACATCACGGCGGGCGATCCCTCCCTCGAGGACACGAAAGCGTACGTCGAGGCCCTCGACCGCGGCGGCTCGGACCTGATCGAACTTGGCCTGCCGTTCTCGGAGCCGATCGCCGAGGGGCCGACGATCCAGGCGGCGATCAACCGCGCGCTCGAGGCCGGCACGACGCCAGCGGGCTTTTTCGAACTGGTCGACGACCTCGAGACGGAGGCGCCGTTGTTGGTGATGACGTACTACAATATGATCCTGCAGTATGGGGGGAGCGAGGCGCCACGCGCCTCGGACGGTCGAGCGGCGAAGCCGCGAGACGAGCCAGACGTTCGTCCCTTCGTCGAGCGCGCCGCAGCCGCCGGCCTCTCGGGGATCATCGTCCCCGACCTCCCCGCGGAGGAGGCCGACCCCCTCCGCGAGGCCTGCGACGACCACGGACTGGACCTCGTCTTCATCGTCGCACCGACGACCGAAGGCGAGCGCCTCGAGCGCATCATGTCTCAGGTGTCGGGCTTCGCGTACGTCCAGGCCCGACTCGGGACCACGGGTGCGCGGGCGAACGTCTCGTCGGCGACCCACGACAGTCTCGCCCGACTCTCGGAGTACGACGTGCCCAAAGCGGTCGGCTTCGGCGTCAGCGAGGGCGACCACGCGGCCGAGATAATCGAGGCCGGCGCCGACGGCGTCATCGTCGGCAGTGCACTCGTCGAGTTGATCGGCGAGCACGGAGAGGGCGACGCCCCCGCGGCCACCGCACTCGAGGCCACGGCAGCCGAACTCAAGCGGGGTGTACTCCGCGGTGGAGGGTTCGACCCGGACGCCGCCCGCGACGGAAACGTACCGGAACCAGAACAGCCATAA
- a CDS encoding 2-amino-3,7-dideoxy-D-threo-hept-6-ulosonate synthase — MTTTGIDARLERIGTDGSYVIVPMDHGITLGAVQGLKEIESTIDGVTRGGADAVLTQKGIAPRVHENKNGKGYIAHLNGSTTIGPDEQDKRLTGTVEEAIRAGADAVSFHINVGSDHEPDQIGQLAGVTETAERFGIPVLAMAYARGPGVDSTDPEALGHAVRLAEELGADLVKTGYSGDAETFQHVVASTRLPVVIAGGSKGTDRETIEMVRGAMDAGGAGVSMGRSIFQHDDPEAIATAVSNVVHDDRSVDEALTEAGLAIEA; from the coding sequence ATGACTACCACTGGCATCGACGCACGACTCGAGCGGATCGGCACAGACGGATCGTACGTAATCGTTCCGATGGACCACGGCATCACGCTGGGTGCTGTTCAGGGGCTGAAAGAGATCGAATCGACCATCGACGGCGTTACTCGCGGCGGCGCAGACGCCGTCCTCACGCAGAAAGGGATCGCGCCCCGGGTCCACGAGAACAAGAACGGGAAGGGATACATCGCCCACCTCAACGGCTCGACGACGATCGGTCCCGACGAACAGGACAAACGGCTTACCGGGACCGTCGAGGAAGCGATCCGCGCCGGTGCCGACGCCGTCTCGTTTCACATCAACGTCGGCTCGGACCACGAACCCGATCAGATCGGCCAGCTCGCAGGGGTAACCGAAACCGCGGAACGGTTCGGCATTCCCGTCCTCGCAATGGCCTACGCACGCGGCCCCGGCGTCGACTCCACGGACCCCGAGGCGCTGGGCCACGCGGTTCGACTCGCGGAGGAACTCGGCGCGGATCTCGTCAAAACCGGTTACAGTGGCGATGCCGAGACCTTTCAGCACGTCGTCGCGTCGACCCGCCTGCCGGTCGTCATCGCCGGTGGGTCGAAAGGAACTGACCGCGAGACGATCGAGATGGTACGGGGCGCGATGGACGCCGGCGGTGCGGGCGTCTCGATGGGGCGGTCGATCTTCCAGCACGACGATCCCGAAGCGATCGCGACGGCGGTTTCCAACGTCGTCCACGA